The following nucleotide sequence is from Chaetodon auriga isolate fChaAug3 chromosome 19, fChaAug3.hap1, whole genome shotgun sequence.
GTTCACTTGCAGTGAGTTAAAGGACCATTTAATGGAGAGAAAGTCACACAGGAGTAGTCCTTCAATGAATTTGCCACGCTAttatgaaaatatgttttatccatatttgtctgttgttgtcttACCGTACTGCAGGCGGTGGTACAAGGACGACTTGTGTGCTCTGGCCTTCAAGGTTCTGCATGACAAGCAGCGTGGTCCTCTGGTGTTTCTCAGGATTTACTCGGGTGCTCTGAAACCACAGACTGCTGTCCACAACATCAACAGGAACAGCACGTGCGTAGTTCCCATTAAAACCATGCAACCCTGGTTGACCCCTGAACTACCAATCAGTTTTAATTGAAACCTTTAGTATGAGGTCAAAGCTTGTCTTTGTTCTATCATGTTGCGTTTAGTGAGAGGATGAGCAGGCTGCTGGTGCCGTTTGCTGATCAGCATGTAGAAATCTCCTCGATGACAGCGGGAAACATCGCTCTGACCGTAGGACTGAAGCAGGTCAGACATTAATTCCTCACATTCCTTATTATTTTGAAGGTTTTACCTTCAACTGGGTTATTGAAGTTTTCCTCTTTCACTGAAGACTGTCACAGGGGACACCATCGTTTCATCGAaggcttcagcagcagctgcagcccgCCGAGCCCAAAAAGACGGCGGGACAGGGAAGAAGAGCGGGGAGCACGCCACTGTGGTCCTCTCAGGGGTGGAGGTCCCTGATCCAGTCTTCTTCTGCACCATAGAACCGCCCACCATGGCCAAACAGGCTGGTCAGTGACAGCGATTATAGCTTATAGCTCCATGCTCCAGCAACTCTTTGTACTCACTACCTTTTTCTCCCCCAAAAGATCTTGAGAACGCACTCAACTGCCTCCAGAGAGAAGACCCCAGTCTTAAAGTCAGGGTTGACCCGGACTCTGGTCAGGTAATACCATCATTGGATTAGCCAGCACTTCCTTTAGTCAGAGCATCTGCCACAATGAGTCAACTGAACGTGtcgctctcctccctcagaCCATTTTGTGTGGGATGGGAGAGCTGCACATCGAGATCATCCACGATCGAATCAGGAGAGAATATGGCATCGAGACTCACCTCGGACCTCTGCAGGTGGCTTACAGGGAGACGATTCTCCAGGAGGGCTCTATGAGAGGTACACACACTTCTCAATCTGTCAGTTAGTTTATGAGACGGGGAGACATAATTCTTCCCAACAACATCCTGCATTTCTCCCCCTTCTCGTTCCTGTATGAGTTTTCCTGCTCGTCTTCTAATGCAGATACGGTGGACCGTACTATCGGGGAGAGGCGGCATGttgtgacagtggagctggCCGTCAAACCTGTGGACATCTTCTCTTCGGGTGGTTCATGTGAAATGGCGTTCACAGAGGAACTGGGGGGGCAGCTGTCAACAGAAATGAAGGAGGCGGTGGAGAACGGAGTACAAAGCTCGTATCTTCAAGGTATCACTGAACGGAGCTCATTTTGCCAGATTGTGTTATTTGAGAAGTAACCAGGTCCTCTAAATGATTTCAATCCCTGCTTCCACCCTCAGGTCCACTGCTTGGTTATCCTTTACTGGGTGTATCCACACTGATTCAGAGTGTGAACATGGAACCAGGAACGTCTCCTGCCATGGTGTCCGCCTGCGTGTCCCGCTGCATGCTGAAGGTAAACCACCACGGCTTCATATGTGATAACTGCAAACTGCAGGATTATCGATAGCTAAGCCGCCGTTATGCTTCTCTGGATGCAGGCCCTGAGACTAGCAGGAGGTCAGGTCCTGGAGccagtgatgtcactggagGTGACCGTCAGCGAGGAGTACCTTGGCTCCGTGCTGGGGGATTTAGCCCAAAGACGAGGAACCGTCCGAGATATCCAGAGTCGTCTTGATAACAAGGTGCTACTAGCAACTGTGCCGCTGGCTGAGATGATGGTGAGATGGCATCCAGTTCAAACTTTTAGTCTGTACTTTTTGGTTTTAATGGGTGACCCTGACAGTTATTTACATACCGGTTTCCTTCCTAAGGGCTACTCCACCATCCTGAGAACGCTGACATCAGGCAACGCCACCTTCTCCCTGAAGCTGGACACCTATGAGGCCATGAACCCCCAGGACCAGAACGCCCTCCTGAAAAGAATGTCGGGTCTGCTGTGATCCACTTTTCTAAAAACTGTTCAGCAATGGGACCAACGGCCCTCTGAGGCAGAGGCATGGCTGATAATATCCAAAGACTTTCCAGGATTTACAGTAAAGACGTGACTGACAAGAACTCAAGTGTAAAATCTCATTTAGagcatgaattatttatttccaAATAGTACCACATTCTCAGCAGGACGCAAAATAAACCTGGAGCCAAGATTTTCATAtctgtggtttttttttcatatgaaaCATTAGACCAGCATcttaaatgtaaacattttattcacaattatacaaacattcataaaaaaaagagTGCATTCATAAGTTTGTGATGGTCGACATTAGGTGTGATCACGAGTTCTGCTGATCTGCAGATTTAAAAAGGATGATGTGTCTCTACAAAGGCAGTTCATTCGATTTCTCAGTTTAAAATACAAGCATGGAGTTCATAGTATGTGGATTTTTGTCCCTTTCTCGCTCCCCCCTCCGGCCTCTCCGTCGTTTTCATATACCCTTGTACTCACGGGGACAGTAGCTGGAGAACAGCGGCTCAGCTGGGATCCCGCGCCTTACGTAGGAAGATAGTTTAGATGGTGAATGTGCTTCCTACAGAACATTTAAAATTAGTGTGAGTACGCAGAGACTTCAGATACTTACTCCACCATACGACAGCGGTGTGCAGACAGTCTGCTGAAGGCGTCGTTGATGTCCGTCACCTCCTTGGCGCTCCACAGCCGCTCTGCCACAGCACTGGCACGAGGCCTGCGAGTGACCGAAGAGCCAAAAATCGGTCATGTGATGCgtgaaaatgcatttattttaacagCTTGAGGCGAATTCACACGAGCCATACCAGAGTCTGGGTGTCAGGTTGGTGGCGTCCACGTACTCTCCCCACAAACAGGCTTCTCCACCAATCACGAGcttcttttgttcttcagttcctgttttaaaatgtaatattttaatgAGGTCAGCCGAAGCAGCGTCCAGGGAATCCAAACCTCCACTGGACCAGAGCGATAAACTCtacaaaatgtttgatttaattgaaTTACAGTTCAATATTAAGATATTTGTGTTCATTCAACAGGCTTACACGCATTTGCACAGGAGTGACAAGCATCTGCATCTGTGTTCAAGAGTCAATGCGGCAAATAAAATGCGAACAGCAGAACAGTAAAACTGAATCATATGAGCGCACAAACATCAAACGACCAGTCGCAACGGGCAGGGGAAAAAGTCTTGCTATGCAAATCAATCTTAAAGACACAAACCCTTGAAATCCTGCGGGTCGGCCTTGTAATGGCCCTGCCAGTCCTGGCCGTAGGAGATACGGTTCAGGTACCAGGGGGTGGACAGCAGGGTCCGGTACCCCGATGATGTAACATTTGCCATCTCGTTCTGGTATTGCTGCTGGCTTCCTTTCCAAACGTGGATAAGTGTGTCTGGTTTCAgctacacagcacacacacatacatgtgtcaGTATCAGCAAGATAAGGAAGACAAATCGGGGTGGAGCGAAGACGAAAATGTCCGAGCCTTCCAGTtcagacattttgtgtttttacttctGAATATTTCGCTTTCTGCAGAACATAATCTGCGTGGTAATCTGAAGGACCAAGCCTGACTTGTTTTCCTCCGGCTGGTGGAGTTGAATCCGGCACACCTGAGACAAGGTGTGTACCTTTCTGCCATGCCTATGACTATGACTATTTAGTTTATTGGTTTATTGCTTTAAACACACCAGGATTGGTCCTCCACTGTGGCGAACTACGTCAGTCCGTGAAACATTTTAAACCACCAACCACACGGCCCCATGTTCACCATCTCTGACTCTGTCACAACTGTGCAGTTTTCGAGCGTAAGCCTGTTGAACAAAACCAAGAATTCTTTTTTGGCAGGCCTAAATCACCTTCAACAAATCATTTGATTCGACATAAGAAGCCATTTTTGTGCAAACTGACCGTTGAAGCTGAGTGGCTCAACCTTGTAGTACTTCTGCCAGTCCTGTGCGTAGCTAATGTAATCTAGGTACCATGGGGCGGAGAGGATGGTGGTGTaccctgctgctgtcacctTGCTCATCTCCTCATTAGACCCGCCGCCgatccacacatgcacaactgTGTCATCCTTTAGCTGGAATAGTTACAGACCACGCAGCTGCACTTAAATATGATACGAGTGGTTGGTTTTgattaaagaaatagtttgacgTTTTGAGGAATACATTTATTCACTTTCGAGGAGAGACTCAGACGacaagattgataccactttcatgtttgtgtgctaaatatgaagctaccgtTAACgatcagttagcttagcttagcataaagactggaaaaagggggaaacaaAAAGTCTAGCTCTGTTCAAAGACAACTATTAACTTCCCCCCTTAATACATGTTATTTGgataaaacaaatgagacataCTAAGTTACCTACGGACCTTCGGGAGATGCCGAGAGAtgtattttgttacctttggacagagcccgGTTAGCAGTTTACCCAGTTTcaagtctttatgttaagctaagctaaccacctgctGGCTCAGACGTGATGGTGGTATTGATCTTTTCCTCCAACCTTCAACAAGAAAGCAAGTAAGtttatttcccaacatgtcaaactatttctttaataACACGGCACgaaaaacaagacagagttAGCATTTTAAAGTTTTGCATTCTTAAAGGTAaactatgcaggattttcctaaaaaacaacacatggaCAAAAATGATCCCTTTCAATAATCACTTAATGATTTAAGTAATGGGGTCTAGCATTTTGGTCCCCACAAACATGAGCGTGCTTCTGGTGTTGGGAGCCCACAACCCCGtgaaacaatcacaaaaaaCCAAACCATTTTATTTCTCTGAGTCCCTGCTTTGTTCTTGTTAACCCCCGCTCCCTCTCTTCATTCACTCCCTAGCTCGCTCGACCACCACCGGGCCCCACTTTGAATGGTGTGACAGACAAATCCTGCACAGTATGCCTTTAACTCTACCATGGAAATAACTTTATTAATACAGCATTGCACACTATTTCTCTTTATTTACCTTCACACCATTGTCAAAGACCTCCTGCCAGATCATGTAGCCCTTGTTGGTAGTGGTGACGATTTCCAAGAGTCTGTCAGATCAAAAAACGTAAaacaaatctttattttttaaataaggAATAGAGAATAAGCAACCTAATTTAGCATAAAATGAGCAACACACCTTTGGATATAGAAGGATTCCAGTTTGCTGTAGTCTTGTCCGAAGCCTTGCTGATCCATGAACTTCTGAATGTCCGGGTTGGACTTCCTGCAGGGCAAAAACAGCAGCCACTGTTACCTGCTGTCCAATCTCTGATGCtgagaaaaagcttttttataTTGTGTACACGGTCTCACCAGCAGGTGAAGTCCACCTCATCACCTCCCAGGTGAACGTAGGCGTCAGGGAACACAGTGCTGACCTCCTTGAAGAAC
It contains:
- the gfm2 gene encoding ribosome-releasing factor 2, mitochondrial, whose protein sequence is MIRGRYLFTAGLQCCRCRVSCHVKRHYSFLQDDVKSLRAVVSPDISKIRNIGIMAHIDAGKTTTTERMLYYSGYTRALGDVDDGDTVTDFMAQERERGITIQSAAVTFDWKSYRINLIDTPGHVDFTLEVERALRVLDGAVAVFDASAGVEAQTMTVWRQAEKHHVPCVCFLNKMDKPAADLSFSIESIRQKLRANPVLLQIPVGSGKSFSGVVDLLTNQKLIWNPKSLRDDGQMFESKPLGQSDEPELLQEVKEARMALIEQIADLDDEFAELLLTDFSDNFDAVPSIKLQEAVRRVTLARTGVPVLCGSSLKNKGVQPLLDAITAYLPAPSERHHDLVRWYKDDLCALAFKVLHDKQRGPLVFLRIYSGALKPQTAVHNINRNSTERMSRLLVPFADQHVEISSMTAGNIALTVGLKQTVTGDTIVSSKASAAAAARRAQKDGGTGKKSGEHATVVLSGVEVPDPVFFCTIEPPTMAKQADLENALNCLQREDPSLKVRVDPDSGQTILCGMGELHIEIIHDRIRREYGIETHLGPLQVAYRETILQEGSMRDTVDRTIGERRHVVTVELAVKPVDIFSSGGSCEMAFTEELGGQLSTEMKEAVENGVQSSYLQGPLLGYPLLGVSTLIQSVNMEPGTSPAMVSACVSRCMLKALRLAGGQVLEPVMSLEVTVSEEYLGSVLGDLAQRRGTVRDIQSRLDNKVLLATVPLAEMMGYSTILRTLTSGNATFSLKLDTYEAMNPQDQNALLKRMSGLL